The Chryseobacterium geocarposphaerae genome has a window encoding:
- a CDS encoding GDP-mannose 4,6-dehydratase, translating into MNYLVTGGSGFIGSHLIEQLLKNGHSVINIDNFDDFYDYKIKIRNTLESIGNNSVFEFSDKESDLTKLYSITESSNYKLYTEDIRNKNTLKTIFENHSVDLVVHLAALAGVRPSIERPLEYEEVNIKGTMNLWELCKEFNIKKFINASSSSVYGNNEKIPFTETDNVDRPISPYAATKRCVEVLGHVYHNLYNIDSIHLRFFTVYGPRQRPDLAIYKFTRLITEEKEIPFYGDGNTSRDYTYIDDIIDGIIKSMIYLENNSGLYEIINLGESEVISLNEMLTCLEITLEKSAIKKNLPMQPGDVLKTNADITKAKTLIGYKPATNFQNGIKKFVEWFLRNDIQ; encoded by the coding sequence ATGAATTATCTTGTTACAGGAGGAAGTGGTTTTATAGGTTCTCATTTAATTGAACAATTATTAAAAAATGGACATTCTGTCATAAACATTGACAACTTCGATGATTTTTATGATTATAAAATAAAAATCAGGAATACTTTAGAATCTATTGGTAATAATTCTGTTTTTGAGTTTTCAGATAAGGAAAGCGATTTAACAAAGCTTTACTCTATTACAGAATCCTCTAATTATAAATTATATACAGAAGATATCCGGAACAAAAATACCTTAAAAACTATATTTGAAAATCATTCTGTTGATCTTGTTGTTCACTTAGCAGCTTTAGCGGGGGTTCGTCCATCAATAGAGAGACCTTTAGAATATGAGGAAGTGAATATAAAAGGAACCATGAATCTTTGGGAACTCTGTAAAGAATTTAATATCAAAAAGTTTATTAATGCATCTTCATCAAGTGTTTATGGAAACAATGAAAAAATACCTTTTACAGAGACCGACAATGTTGACCGGCCTATTTCCCCTTATGCCGCTACTAAAAGATGCGTAGAAGTTTTGGGTCACGTTTATCATAACTTATACAATATAGACAGCATCCATCTTCGCTTTTTCACCGTTTACGGACCAAGGCAAAGACCGGATCTTGCCATCTATAAATTTACAAGACTTATTACTGAAGAAAAAGAAATTCCTTTTTACGGGGACGGGAATACTTCCAGAGACTATACCTATATTGATGATATCATTGACGGAATTATTAAATCTATGATTTATTTAGAAAACAATTCAGGGTTGTATGAGATCATTAATCTTGGAGAAAGTGAAGTTATCAGTCTAAACGAAATGCTTACTTGCCTGGAAATTACTTTGGAAAAATCTGCCATTAAAAAAAATCTGCCAATGCAACCCGGAGATGTCCTTAAAACCAATGCAGATATTACAAAAGCGAAGACATTAATTGGCTACAAACCTGCCACCAACTTCCAAAATGGCATAAAAAAATTTGTGGAATGGTTTTTGAGAAATGACATTCAATAA
- a CDS encoding DUF2795 domain-containing protein codes for MYWTLELASYLSDAPWPMTKAELIDYAIRTGAPMEVVENLQAIEDEGEIYDAIDEIWSDYPTDEDYLWNEDEY; via the coding sequence ATGTACTGGACATTAGAATTAGCATCTTACTTAAGTGACGCACCTTGGCCGATGACAAAGGCAGAGCTTATCGACTACGCAATCAGAACTGGTGCACCGATGGAAGTAGTAGAAAATCTTCAGGCGATCGAAGATGAAGGGGAAATTTATGACGCAATCGATGAGATCTGGAGCGATTATCCTACGGACGAGGATTATCTTTGGAACGAAGACGAATATTAA
- the secA gene encoding preprotein translocase subunit SecA — MSFLNKVLKGFLGDKKAQDLKEVKKVVTKIKAVEPEIQQLSDDGLREKTAEFKENIKSAISKITAQIEQIQEQIKNSTNVDEKEALFSKIEALKKESYEIEEKVLSQILPEVFALVKETARRWAQNGEIRVTATDWDRQLAAAGKDFVEIQGDQAVWKNSWDAAGTPVNWDMVHYDVQFIGGVILHSGKIAEMATGEGKTLVGTLPIFLNALPGRGVHVVTVNDYLAKRDSAWMGPLYQFHGMSIDCIDNHQPNSDGRRKAYNSDITYGTNNEFGFDYLRDNMVTSPSELVQRELNFAIVDEVDSVLVDDARTPLIISGPVPQGDRQEFDVLKPSIDRIVEVQKKTVSTIFNEAKKLIAAGNTKEGGFKLLQAYRGLPKNRQLIKFLSESGNRALLQKVEAQYMQDNNRDMPIVDKDLYFVIEEKNNQVDLTDKGVEYMSQGNSDPNFFVLPDIGTEIAELEAKNLSKEEEFEAKEKLFSDFAEKSERVHTMSQLLKAYTLFEKDDEYVVIDGEVKIVDEQTGRIMEGRRYSDGLHQAIEAKENVKIEAATQTFATITLQNYFRMYNKLAGMTGTAETEAGELWEIYKLDVVVIPTNRPILRHDKQDLVYKTNREKYNAVIEEIERLTAAGRPVLVGTTSVEISQLLSKALQLRKIPHQVLNAKLHKKEAEIVAGAGHPGVVTIATNMAGRGTDIKLTKEVKEAGGLAIIGTERHDSRRVDRQLRGRAGRQGDPGSSQFYVSLEDNLMRLFGSERIAKMMDRMGHKEGEVIQHSMISKSIERAQKKVEENNFGTRKRLLEYDDVMNKQRDVIYKRRKNALFGDHLKYDIANMIFDVANSIVAKGKATGNYKDFEYEIIKTFTMESPVSESDFKNKNIQDLTNILFKAAQEDYQMKLNLLKEKSFPIIENVYQNQGSMFKMIQVPFTDGHKTMTIVADLKEAYETKCESLVNDFEKNITLSIIDENWKLHLREMDDLRRSSQGAVYEQKDPLVIYKQESFHLFSEMIDKLNKEIISFLYKGEIPA; from the coding sequence ATGAGTTTTTTAAACAAAGTTCTTAAGGGGTTTTTGGGAGACAAGAAAGCGCAGGACCTAAAAGAAGTAAAAAAAGTTGTAACAAAAATCAAAGCTGTTGAACCAGAAATTCAGCAATTGTCTGATGATGGTTTAAGAGAGAAAACTGCTGAGTTTAAAGAAAATATTAAATCTGCAATCAGCAAAATCACAGCTCAAATAGAACAGATTCAAGAGCAGATAAAAAATTCGACAAACGTTGATGAAAAAGAAGCTCTTTTTTCAAAGATTGAAGCTCTAAAGAAAGAATCTTACGAAATTGAAGAAAAAGTTTTGAGCCAAATTCTTCCTGAAGTTTTTGCTTTGGTAAAAGAAACAGCGAGAAGATGGGCACAGAACGGAGAAATCCGAGTAACAGCAACTGATTGGGACAGACAACTGGCTGCTGCAGGAAAAGATTTTGTAGAAATTCAGGGAGATCAAGCGGTTTGGAAAAACTCATGGGATGCTGCCGGAACACCTGTAAACTGGGATATGGTACATTACGATGTTCAGTTTATCGGAGGGGTTATTCTTCATAGCGGAAAAATTGCCGAAATGGCAACCGGTGAAGGTAAAACTTTAGTAGGTACGCTTCCTATTTTCTTAAATGCACTTCCGGGAAGAGGTGTTCACGTTGTAACAGTGAATGACTACCTTGCCAAAAGAGACTCGGCTTGGATGGGGCCACTATACCAATTCCACGGTATGTCGATCGACTGTATCGATAATCACCAACCGAACTCAGACGGAAGAAGAAAAGCATACAACTCAGATATCACTTATGGAACCAATAACGAATTCGGTTTCGATTACCTGAGAGATAATATGGTGACTTCACCTTCAGAACTGGTACAAAGAGAATTGAACTTTGCGATCGTGGATGAGGTTGACTCTGTATTGGTGGATGATGCAAGAACGCCATTGATTATTTCTGGTCCGGTTCCACAAGGTGACAGACAGGAGTTTGATGTTCTGAAACCTTCTATCGACAGAATTGTTGAAGTTCAGAAAAAAACAGTTTCTACCATCTTTAATGAAGCGAAAAAACTAATCGCGGCAGGAAACACAAAAGAAGGAGGATTCAAATTGCTTCAGGCTTACAGAGGTCTTCCTAAAAACAGACAATTAATTAAATTCTTATCGGAAAGCGGAAACCGCGCGTTGCTTCAGAAAGTGGAAGCGCAATATATGCAGGATAATAACCGTGATATGCCGATTGTAGATAAAGATCTTTACTTCGTAATCGAAGAAAAGAACAATCAGGTAGACCTTACAGACAAAGGTGTTGAATACATGTCTCAAGGAAACTCTGATCCGAATTTCTTTGTACTTCCTGATATCGGAACCGAAATCGCTGAGTTAGAAGCCAAGAATTTATCTAAAGAAGAAGAATTTGAAGCTAAAGAAAAACTTTTCTCCGATTTTGCTGAAAAATCAGAAAGAGTTCACACAATGAGCCAACTTTTGAAGGCATACACTTTATTCGAAAAAGATGATGAGTATGTTGTAATTGATGGTGAAGTAAAAATCGTTGATGAGCAGACCGGTCGTATCATGGAGGGAAGACGTTATTCTGACGGTCTTCACCAGGCGATCGAAGCTAAAGAAAATGTAAAGATCGAAGCTGCAACTCAAACTTTTGCAACCATTACCCTTCAGAACTATTTCCGTATGTATAATAAGCTTGCGGGGATGACCGGTACTGCTGAAACGGAAGCGGGTGAGCTTTGGGAAATTTATAAATTAGACGTTGTGGTTATTCCAACCAACCGTCCGATTTTGAGACATGATAAGCAAGACTTAGTTTATAAAACTAACAGAGAAAAATATAATGCCGTAATTGAAGAAATTGAAAGATTAACAGCTGCCGGAAGACCTGTTCTTGTAGGAACAACTTCAGTTGAAATTTCTCAATTATTATCAAAAGCACTTCAGTTAAGAAAAATTCCACATCAGGTTCTGAACGCGAAACTTCACAAAAAAGAGGCGGAAATTGTTGCCGGAGCAGGGCATCCCGGAGTTGTAACCATTGCAACCAATATGGCGGGGCGTGGTACCGATATTAAACTAACGAAAGAGGTAAAAGAAGCAGGAGGTTTAGCTATTATCGGAACTGAAAGACATGATTCCAGACGTGTTGACAGACAGTTGAGAGGTAGAGCAGGACGTCAGGGAGATCCGGGAAGTTCTCAGTTCTATGTGTCTTTGGAAGACAACTTAATGCGTTTGTTCGGTTCTGAAAGAATCGCTAAAATGATGGACAGAATGGGTCATAAGGAAGGGGAAGTTATCCAGCATTCTATGATCTCTAAATCTATCGAAAGAGCTCAGAAAAAAGTAGAGGAAAACAACTTCGGAACCAGAAAAAGACTTCTTGAATATGATGACGTGATGAACAAGCAACGTGATGTTATCTACAAGAGAAGAAAGAATGCTTTATTTGGAGATCACCTGAAGTATGACATCGCCAATATGATTTTTGATGTTGCCAACTCTATTGTTGCAAAAGGAAAAGCTACAGGAAATTATAAAGATTTCGAATATGAAATCATTAAAACTTTCACGATGGAATCTCCTGTTTCTGAGAGCGATTTCAAGAATAAAAATATTCAGGACTTAACAAATATTTTATTCAAGGCTGCTCAGGAAGATTATCAAATGAAACTGAACTTGCTGAAAGAAAAATCATTCCCTATCATTGAGAATGTATATCAGAATCAAGGTTCAATGTTTAAAATGATCCAGGTTCCTTTTACAGACGGTCATAAAACCATGACGATCGTTGCAGATCTTAAGGAAGCTTACGAAACCAAGTGTGAAAGCTTAGTTAATGATTTTGAAAAGAATATCACTTTATCTATTATTGATGAAAACTGGAAACTTCACCTTCGTGAAATGGATGATTTAAGAAGATCCTCTCAGGGAGCCGTTTACGAGCAAAAAGATCCGCTGGTAATTTACAAACAGGAATCTTTCCACTTATTCAGTGAAATGATTGACAAATTGAATAAAGAAATTATTTCATTCTTGTACAAAGGAGAAATTCCTGCATAA